A stretch of DNA from Cupriavidus taiwanensis:
GGTCGTTGAACGAGCCCACCAGCGGCGTGATTTCCTGCGGCGCGGCGCGCTCGTCAATGGGGCTGGTATCGCCCGGGTTGCGCGCGCGGATGCGCTGCTGGATCGCGGTCAGCGGCGCCAGCCCGCGCGACAGCCCGAACCACACCAGCACCACGGCCAGCGGCAGGATCACGAACTGCGGCAGGATCACGCCCTTGATGATCTCGTTGGCCAGCCGCGCGCGCTTGTCCAGGGTTTCGGCCACCTGCACCAGCACCGGCTGGGTGCCGCTGACCTGCTTCAGCTCGATATACGTATAGGCGACGCGCACGTCGTTGCCGGCCACGCGGTCATCGCGCAGCGACACCAGCCCCGCGTGGCCCTGGTCGTCCTCGGCAGGCAAGGGCAGGTCCTGGTCGCCGGCGATGTACTCGCCGCGCTTGCCGACCACCTGGTAGTAGATGTTGTCGGTCTCGTCGGCGCGCAGGATCTCGCGCGCCGACAGCGGCAGCTGCAGCGTGACGCGGCCGTTGACCTCGCGCACCTGCTGCGACAGCACGATGGCGCTGGCCTCCAGCGCGCGGTCGAAGGGGCCGTTGGCGATCGACTTGGCCACCAGGTAGGTCACCGCGATGCTCATCGGCCAGAGCAGCAGCAGCGGTGCCAGCATCCAGTCCAGGATCTCGCCGAACAACGAGCGCGGCGCGGGGTGGGCGGTGCTTTCCTCCAGGTGCGGCAGCGCGTCGGCCAGGTCCTGGTCGGCGGCGTCCGGGGTGGCAGGGGAAGGGGGCGCGGCGCGCGGCACGCGTCGCCAGGGCAGTCGCAGCAGGCTCATGTCGGCGAGGTTGCGCTCAGGTCGGTCGCGTGGCCTGCGGTGACGGGATCAATGCGGCGCGGCCACCGCCGGCTGGAATTTTTCCAGGCAGTAGCCCAGGCCGCGCACGGTGGCGATGCGGATGCCGCCGACCTCGATCTTCTTGCGCAGGCGGTGCACATAGACCTCGATGGCGTTGTTGCTGACCTCCTCGCCCCATTCGCACAGGTGGTCCACCAGCTGTTCCTTCGACACCAGGCGGCCGCTGCGCGTGAGCAGGATCTCCAGCAGGCCGATTTCGCGCGCCGACAGGTCCAGCATCTGGTCATTGAGATACGCGATGCGCCCGACCTGGTCGTACGCCAGCGGCCCGTGCCGCATCAGCGTGGCGCCGCCGCCGGCGCCGCGCCGCACCAGCGCGCGCACGCGCGCTTCCAGCTCGGACAGCGCGAAGGGCTTGGCCATGTAGTCGTCGGCGCCGAGGTCCAGGCCCTTGACGCGCTCGTCGACGCTGTCGGCGGCGGTCAGGATCAGCACCGGCAGCATCGCGCCGCGCGCGCGCAGGCGCTTGAGCACCTCCAGCCCGGACATGCGCGGCAGGCCCAGGTCGAGTATCAGCAGGTCGAAGGTCTGGGTCGACAGCGCCGAATCGGCTTCCAGGCCATTGGCGACATGGTCGACGGCGTAACCCGAGTGGCGTAGCGAACGGGTCAGGCCGTCGGCCAGCACGTCGTCATCTTCGGCGATCAGAATGCGCATGGTTGTCTCCACCCTGGCCGGCATAGCCGGCACCGGTGCGCAACGGGCACGGGGGCGCGAAGGGGCTTGCCAAGCATACTGTTTTTTTATACAGTACCCGCACGTTCCGCTAGGGCCGCCCGGGGAGACCCCCTGGAGTGCGGCCGCGCAGACAGCCGGGCCGGCGCCGCTGCCGGCAAATGCCGGTGCCGCGCCACATGCGGCCTATTTATACACCATTGACTCAAGGACGACCATGGACGACAAGAAGGCAGGTGCCGGCGTGAGCGCCGAGAAGCAAAAGGCGCTTGCCGCCGCGCTCTCCCAGATCGAGAAGCAGTTCGGCAAGGGCTCGATCATGCGCCTGGGCGATGGCGAGGTCGAAAAGGACATCCAGGTGGTTTCCACCGGTTCCCTCGGCCTGGACATCGCGCTTGGCGTCGGTGGCCTGCCGCGCGGCCGCGTGGTCGAGATCTACGGGCCGGAATCGTCGGGCAAGACCACCCTGACGCTGCAGGTGGTGGCCGAAATGCAGAAGC
This window harbors:
- a CDS encoding sensor histidine kinase, whose product is MSLLRLPWRRVPRAAPPSPATPDAADQDLADALPHLEESTAHPAPRSLFGEILDWMLAPLLLLWPMSIAVTYLVAKSIANGPFDRALEASAIVLSQQVREVNGRVTLQLPLSAREILRADETDNIYYQVVGKRGEYIAGDQDLPLPAEDDQGHAGLVSLRDDRVAGNDVRVAYTYIELKQVSGTQPVLVQVAETLDKRARLANEIIKGVILPQFVILPLAVVLVWFGLSRGLAPLTAIQQRIRARNPGDTSPIDERAAPQEITPLVGSFNDLLARLDQSVQTQKRFIADAAHQMKTPLAGLRMQAELAQREQSPEELRRSLAQIAGSSERTAHLVTQLLSLARMENLAGTGGMAALDLAALAREVVKDWLPQAWARDIDLGLDADDHPVMVQGNRLMLTEMLNNLLDNAIRYTPRGGRATVRVSADAFEPFAYLDVEDTGPGIAPSERERVMERFYRVLGTNTEGSGLGLAIVREIVQQHGGDVQISDHVYQQSPRLAGAHFRVTLRRPKDFPPA
- a CDS encoding response regulator, producing the protein MRILIAEDDDVLADGLTRSLRHSGYAVDHVANGLEADSALSTQTFDLLILDLGLPRMSGLEVLKRLRARGAMLPVLILTAADSVDERVKGLDLGADDYMAKPFALSELEARVRALVRRGAGGGATLMRHGPLAYDQVGRIAYLNDQMLDLSAREIGLLEILLTRSGRLVSKEQLVDHLCEWGEEVSNNAIEVYVHRLRKKIEVGGIRIATVRGLGYCLEKFQPAVAAPH